One Pseudochaenichthys georgianus chromosome 4, fPseGeo1.2, whole genome shotgun sequence DNA window includes the following coding sequences:
- the prdx6 gene encoding peroxiredoxin-6, protein MPGLLLGDVFPNFEADTTIGRIKFHDFLGSSWGVLFSHPKDFTPVCTTELACAAKVSDEFKKRGVKMIALSIDSVEDHHNWSKDVMAVSSSTEKTLPFPIISDHDRALSIELGMLDPDERDSDGLPLSARCVFVIGPDKKMKLSILYPATTGRNFDELLRVIDSLQLTAQKKVATPVDWKLGDKVMVIPSLSDAEAAALFPNGVTTKEVPSGKNYLRYTQP, encoded by the exons ATGCCCGGACTTCTGCTCGGAGACGTGTTCCCAAACTTTGAGGCCGACACCACCATCGGCAGAATCAAGTTCCATGATTTCCTGGGCAGCTC atggggtgtcctgttCTCCCACCCAAAGGACTTCACTCCTGTCTGCACCACTGAGCTCGCATGTGCTGCTAAGGTCAGCGATGAGTTCAAGAAACGAGGTGTTAAGATGATTGCTCTGTCCATTGACAGTGTTGAGGATCACCACAACTGGAGCAAG GATGTGATGGCAGTCAGCAGTTCAACTGAAAAAACTCTGCCATTCCCCATCATCTCTGACCACGACAGAGCACTGTCCATCGAGCTGGGCATGCTGGACCCTGATGAGAGAGACAGCGATGGGCTGCCCCTCTCTGCTCGCTGC GTCTTCGTGATTGGCCCTGACAAGAAGATGAAGCTGTCCATCCTCTACCCCGCCACCACAGGAAGGAACTTTGATGAGTTGCTCCGAGTTATCGACTCTCTGCAGCTCACGGCACAGAAGAAGGTTGCAACACCTGTCGACTGGAAG CTTGGTGACAAAGTCATGGTCATTCCTTCACTCTCTGATGCTGAAGCTGCTGCTCTTTTCCCAAACGGCGTGACCACTAAAGAGGTGCCTTCTGGGAAGAATTACTTGCGCTACACCCAGCCCTAA
- the plpp6 gene encoding polyisoprenoid diphosphate/phosphate phosphohydrolase PLPP6 has product MPSPKSKNPVHGGGSPVLGSSNGRYDFMSLTKPLNRSSPPHQRQGSDPATARLRASESPTRRRGSSSSTGSGQGLPEEDGLRLNPSFIRVALSSLLAIDLWMSKTMGVCACEDSSWGSVRPLMKLIEISGHGIPWLAGTAYCLYKSDSATGQEVMLNLFMGLLLDLVLVTIVKAVVRRRRPAHNRMDMFATFSVDRFSFPSGHATRAAMCGRFLLAHLVLAAPLRFLVVLWAALVGLSRVLLGRHNMTDVMFGFWMGYVQYNLIEMLWLSPQTLQGLLGQLA; this is encoded by the exons atgcCTTCTCCTAAATCTAAAAACCCGGTTCATGGCGGCGGAAGCCCGGTGCTCGGCAGCTCCAACGGCCGCTACGACTTCATGTCTCTGACGAAGCCGCTGAACCGGTCCTCCCCGCCGCACCAGAGGCAGGGCTCCGACCCCGCCACCGCCCGCCTCAGAGCCTCGGAGAGCCCCACTCGGCGCCGGGGCTCCAGCTCCTCCACCGGCAGCGGACAGGGGCTGCCAGAGGAGGACGGCTTGCGGCTGAACCCCTCTTTCATCCGCGTAGCACTCAGCTCCCTGCTCGCCATCGACCTGTGGATGTCCAAGACGATGGGGGTGTGTGCCTGCGAGGATTCGTCTTGGGGCAGTGTGCGCCCCTTAATGAAGCTCATAGAGATATCCGGACATGGCATCCCCTGGCTGGCCGGTACCGCCTACTGTCTGTACAAGAGTGACAGTGCAACAGGACAAGAAGTCATGCTCAACCTTTTCATGG GCCTATTGTTGGACCTGGTGCTGGTCACCATCGTTAAGGCAGTGGTGCGTCGGCGTCGGCCAGCCCATAACCGCATGGATATGTTTGCTACCTTTTCCGTGGACCGATTCTCCTTCCCATCAGGCCATGCCACGCGCGCCGCCATGTGTGGGCGCTTCCTGCTGGCTCACCTGGTGCTGGCCGCCCCTCTGAGGTTCCTCGTCGTGCTGTGGGCCGCCCTAGTGGGCCTGAGCCGGGTGTTGCTAGGCAGGCACAATATGACTGACGTGATGTTCGGCTTCTGGATGGGATATGTCCAGTACAACCTTATAGAGATGCTGTGGCTCTCACCTCAAACCCTGCAAGGCCTGCTGGGACAGTTGGCCTAA